One Branchiostoma floridae strain S238N-H82 chromosome 1, Bfl_VNyyK, whole genome shotgun sequence genomic region harbors:
- the LOC118410857 gene encoding translation initiation factor IF-2-like, with the protein MQKLKLEAEETEKERQVEMEKLQLEAGKLKLEAEKEKLEAEEKEKELHVEMENLKMEAEGNEKERQVEIEKLKLQAEDKKKERQETEVERRDQLEMRQLGPERGVAAETESVRAKIPKLPAFEDGTDDLDAFLQRFERIATSNGWKETTWASTLSALLNGTALEVYSRLNDYDARDYNKVKEALMKRYNLTEDGFRAKFRHNQPEKGESPEQFLVRLTKYLDRWVDLSETTRDYESLPDLFIREQFMEACPVDLATHVRERALQSMKEMADMAQHFLEAHKRELATRVDTVEVNNPGGARVVKKCYNCNSPEHLARACPQVRQLMGPSQATSLYASNGKVRGYECDGEVEGTPVTMSLDTGSSVRGPHPQGTGV; encoded by the coding sequence ATGCAAAAGTTGAAGTTAGAAGCCGAAGAGACAGAGAAGGAAAGACAGGTAGAGATGGAGAAACTGCAGTTAGAAGCTGGGAAGCTGAAGTTAgaagctgagaaagagaagttagaagctgaagagaaagagaaggaactGCATGTAGAGATGGAGAATCTGAAGATGGAAGCTGAAGGGAACGAGAAGGAACGGCAGGTAGAGATAGAGAAGCTGAAGTTACAAGCTGAggacaagaagaaagaaaggcaGGAGACGGAAGTGGAACGGCGAGACCAGCTGGAGATGAGACAGCTGGGGCCAGAGAGGGGTGTAGCCGCAGAAACGGAAAGTGTTCGGGCTAAGATACCCAAGCTTCCAGCCTTCGAGGATGGCACGGACGACCTCGATGCCTTTCTACAGAGGTTCGAGAGGATCGCAACCTCCAACGGCTGGAAGGAGACAACATGGGCCTCCACCTTAAGTGCTTTGCTCAACGGAACGGCACTGGAAGTCTATTCTCGGCTTAATGACTATGACGCCCGGGATTACAACAAGGTGAAGGAGGCACTTATGAAGCGCTACAATCTTACGGAAGACGGATTCCGGGCCAAGTTCCGTCATAACCAACCAGAAAAGGGGGAGAGTCCGGAACAGTTTCTGGTGCGACTGACCAAGTACCTAGACCGCTGGGTAGATTTGTCCGAGACGACCAGAGACTATGAGTCCCTCCCGGACTTGTTCATCAGGGAACAGTTCATGGAGGCGTGTCCAGTAGACTTGGCCACCCACGTACGAGAGCGAGCCCTGCAGTCCATGAAAGAGATGGCAGATATGGCTCAGCACTTCCTAGAGGCTCACAAGCGGGAACTGGCAACCCGGGTGGACACGGTGGAAGTTAACAATCCCGGAGGTGCCCGCGTTGTCAAGAAGTGCTACAACTGTAACAGCCCGGAGCACTTGGCCAGGGCCTGCCCGCAAGTGAGACAACTGATGGGGCCGTCCCAAGCGACGTCATTATACGCCAGCAACGGAAAAGTGAGAGGGTACGAGTGCGACGGAGAAGTCGAGGGAACACCGGTGACTATGTCGTTAGACACGGGAAGTTCTGTCAGGGGACCACATCCGCAGGGGACTGGAGTATAG
- the LOC118411021 gene encoding serine/arginine-rich splicing factor 6-like: protein MHNHGGCRGPGTRKLYGPPVRTNYRLIVKNLTSRCSWQDLKDYMREAGEVTYADVHKQNRNEGIVELATYPDMENAWRKLDGTEIYGCKM from the coding sequence ATGCACAACCACGGTGGCTGCCGGGGGCCGGGGACCAGGAAACTATATGGCCCGCCTGTCCGCACTAACTACCGCCTGATCGTGAAGAACTTGACCAGTCGCTGTAGCTGGCAGGACTTGAAGGATTACATGAGGGAAGCTGGAGAAGTCACCTATGCTGATGTGCACAAGCAGAACAGGAATGAGGGGATTGTGGAACTCGCCACCTACCCAGACATGGAGAATGCCTGGCGTAAGCTTGACGGGACTGAAATCTATGGTTGTAAGATGTAA